The following DNA comes from Candidatus Methylacidiphilum fumarolicum.
AGCGTTAGCAGGCAGTAGCAAAAGGCGACAGGAAGGAGGAGCCCTCAAATGTACTTGGGCAAATCGGCGGTATTACTCCCATGAGGGCTACAAGCAGGTGATCGGCCAAAAGACGACGAGAGCCTAGCACAAGCTCCTATACAAGAATCTCCATTGCCGGGCAAAAGGGGATCTGAAGGATCATCGGTAAGCGTTGGAAAGATTTTGTTTGGCACAAGGGATGACGGTGGCAGGACGGCTGGAGGATTGAAAGCAGTGGACTAAACTACAAGAGAAAGAATTTCCTGCGTCTGATAGGGAAACAGAGCGTGATCTCCGAGATTGTGGTGGTGCACAAGGACCGGCTAGTGGCTTGGACTGCTTCGCGGAAAGCCTAGGCGAATGCTGAGCTGGAAGCAGGACAAGCTTGTGAAGGAAGGATATGCCGACCAAAGCGGATTGCCAGCAAGAATGTGGAAGGTAGCCCTCAAGGATGGCTAGGAAGTGATCGTAAAGTGTGAGTTAGCCTCCTCTATGATGATCAACTCAAAGATCCGGTGCCATCAGAGATGGATAGAAGAAGCAAAGCGGGTTGCTTTCTAGATATTCCACTCTCTGCAGCGACTTGTTTCTGTGTTAGAAAAAAGAGAGCCGCCCACTTCTAAATTTCACATGACAAAAAAGAGCGGCAAGCTGTCATCCTTTTGAGCTTTTGAAAGGACTTACGGAAGGGCAATCGGAAAGCTGCCAAGAGTGAAGCTGCGTCAGTCGATTGGATGCGAGGAATGGAGGTGCCAGGCTTTTGAAGAGAAGGCAAGAGAGTGTATTCTGCTCATGAGTCTTGGAGGTGGCAAAAGGATGGTCACTCTTTTGTTAGCTAACTTAAAGATTTGGGGCATGATAAGCCTTGTTTTAAAGGAAAAGGAGGCGGTCATTCCCTACGCAACTAAAAATTCCTAAACGATTATAGGAGGAAGCGGTCGGGATAGAGGCTCTACTTTCTAGAGTTTTCACGGATAACCACGGGAAAAAATATGGGAGAGGGTTTAGGGAATAAGCCAAGACGCATCCGTAAGCACAACCTAGGGGAAGAAAAAGCAGGCGGCCTCATGTGCGCAAGGGGCAAGCAGAAATAGAGAGGTGGATACATACAAGCCTAGAGCCCACTTCTTACATTACGAAGAGCTTCGGTACTTGTTTCTTGAGGATCTACCTAGATATGGGAAAAGCCTCAAGTAAAGAGCTTTCCAAGGGCATCCTACCAATGCGTAGCGGCATGCTTCAAGAGCGAATCGAATTGCTGGCGCCTGCGGGAGGTTCCCGTCGAGAAAAGGTCAACCCAGCCCATAGTTCTCAGCTTGTCCGCGGTCTGAGTATGTTCTTCCTAAGCATCGCATGGGGGGGACAAGTTTGTGTATCATTATGATGAGTGTGCTAGCTATACGGACAAGGTTGGCACATACAACCTCAAGGAAAAGATTGGAGATCGGGAGGTTCTTCTGTGGATGCCGCAGAGCCGGCTGCATGCGATGCTTTTGGAGGGGTGTATCTGTAATAGCGGCATACCAGCTTATAGGAATTCCGATGAGGGAGACTGTTCCGGAGCAGACGACGCCAGGCACCGGAAGCATGACGGTTGTAATGGACTCGACGATGTGCAGGTTATAGCCTGCTTCTTCAGAGGACGAAACAGTCTTGTCAATCCTGGGGCATTCCCGGTCTAAAACCAAGGCGAAAAGAACGATCTTGGATCAGCCCTAAGCATGTCCCGAGTATATTTTCAGGAACAGTTTAGTTAAGCTTAGAATAGAAAATAATAGAATGTCATTTTAAGTTAAAATTTGAAAAATATAGCCTTGACTTGAAAAATAAAAAGATCGAAGATCCGAGCAAAAAGTGAAAAAAATAGGCTCTATTCTATCCCTTGTCGCTTTGTTCGGTATTGTGGGGGCCCATTGGGTTATTATTCTTTTTTTTGCTTATGGGAAAATGATCTCTCAATATTCTTCCAGCTATGGGGTTGAGAATGGGGTGGCAATGACTTTTGATGGGAAACATCCTTGTTCTATTTGTAAAAAAGTGTCAAAAGAACAATTCAAGGAAGCAAAAAAGATGGCATGGTCTAAGTCTTTGAAAAAGGCTCCTCCCATGATTACTGCTTCCTTGTCTATTGATGTTGAAAGAAACAATTTGCTTCTACAAACTCTTTATCAAATCAAAGAAAATCCAATAATTCTTTCTTATTCACCTATTAATCCACCACCCAAGTCTCTTTCTTAAAAAAAGAAGAGTGCTAGACAGGATGGATAAAAATTAGCTCTTCATTTTGGAGCATTCCATTGGTTGTAGCACAGAGAAGAGAGGATCGGTCTTTTTTTCTAAAAGCCATAAGCTCTTCTTCTATTGAATGGTAAAACCTAGAGCGTAGTAGCTATCTAGTTCAGCAGACTTTGGACAACTATCTAGTAGAAAAGAAAAAAGGGTGGTATGTATGATTAAAAAAAAATTTAAAGAATATGTAGAAGCTCATTATGTAGACGTTTATCGGTTTGCCATATCTCTATGCAGGCAAGTAGATAAAGCATGTGATCTAACTCAACAGACTTTTGTTTTGCTCTATACGAACAAAAATAAAATTAAAGATGATTCAAGAATCAGAAACTGGCTTTTTACAACTCTTTATAGGCTGTTTCTTCGATCGAAAAAAAGGGAAGAACGCTATCAGTATATGGAAATGGAAGAGATGGAAAATTTTCTTGTGGTCGAACACAAAGGAGAAATAGCTGTAGATAGTCAGTTTGTTAAGGAATGTCTCATGAAAATTGACGAACCTTACAGAATTGCCCTTTGGTTGTATTATATGGATGAACTTTCCTATCTGGATATTGCGGCAATATTAAATGTTCCTATTGGCACCGTTATGTCCAGAATATTCCGTGGGAAAAAACTGCTTAGAGATTTAATTCTTGAAAAGAGAAAAAGAAAAGTTCAAAATCCCAAAAAGGTTTCAGCTTAATAAGGAATTCCATTTGAAAAAGATTGGTTTTAAGGAAAGGAAAAAAGAGAAAAACCAAAGGATAGAAAGAAGTTGTGTGCCTATTCATCATAAGAAATTGTTTTTTTATCCTGAAAAGCAAGACCCATTAGATCAAATTGTTAAGGAATCCATTGAAAAAATAACGCCACCCATTTCTCTCAAAAAAAATATTCTTAAGGCTATCAATGATTTTGAAGATAATAGTTCTCAAAAGTAACACGTGTATACTATACAATTATTCGATTATCCCTTTAGTAGAGAACATTTTGTAAAAGTTTGTTACAAATGTTAAATTTTTCCTAGGCTGTTGACTCCATTTGTTTCTTTTTTATATAGTAGTGGAGAAGCTAAATGGCCTGTCTAATAACAAAGTGGAAGTACATGTAAGTGTAGACTGCTTCTAGTATAGCATTCCGACTTAAGATGGGAGCAGGTACTGCCTGTCTTAGCACCAGATAAGCATTGCTCAGACTTTAAATCAGGCCAAATACTAAAAGCTTGTATTGGGGGAGGGGGAAATAAGGAAGTAGGGAAGCTAGAGGGTCTTGCTTAATGATTCTTAATAAGAATTAGGAAATAGATGAAGGAGCCATTATTTTGGAGCGATGAGCCATACTCTTTTCACAAGACTTCAGTAGACGATACTGAGGGTGAATTGTTGCTTGTAGTTTTTCTACGGTACCTGAAGGAAAGAAGCTAGATTTCCGTGGTGGTCAAACATCATGCTTAAAAGTTATCTTTTCATGTCAATGGGTTCGAAAGGTGGAACTGGTAAGACCACTGCAATGCTACTTATTGCTGATTGGTTGATGCGTAAGGGAAAACGTGTGCATGTGATTGAAGCAGATCTTGAAAATTCAGGGAAAGCGGGAGGTATCAGCCACTGGTTTAACGATTGCCTGAAGCTTGATATCCGAAGCCCCAGAGAATGTGATATGGTGATGGAGGCAGCTGCAGAAAATGAATATACTATTATCGACTTGCCAGCTAATAGTGGGGCAGAAATCAAGCAATGGTGGAAAGAAGTAATCACTCCTGAAGTACTTGTGGAACTCAAAGTGGACGTGATTGCGGTAGGTTCAATTACTCCATATCCGGGTTCAACGGGAGGCATTTTTGATTGGTCGGCCGTGCTCAAAGATAGTTGTAAGTATTTAATTGCAAAAAACATGATGCATTCAAAAATTCAAAATTTTAGTGATTATTATGACTCTAAATCGGGTCAGTTATTTAGAAAAAGCTTCTTGCCGTATGAAATTAAAATCTCCACGCTTTTGCAGGAAGCGATGCAGCAGTTGATAAAAACGGCTTTAAGGCCTTCTGCTGCTATAGAGGATAAATCAATCCCTCTTTTATTAAGACAAAGGATCAAAAACTGGTATCAATCGGTATTTGATCAATTGGAAGGCTTGAATATTTTCCAACATTTTTCTTGATTCAATTTTTGAAAATTCATGAAAAACGAATAAAATTTCTCCTAAGGAAAAGAGGAGGGATTCCAATGAAACGTGCCCAGGTTTTGTTTTTCCTCTTGTTATTTTTATTTCCTTTCTCTCTAATTGCCCAAAGAACTCATTATGATTGCGATAAGAAAAAGATTGTAATAATTGTCAATGGAAAAGTATTGAAGCCTACAGATCCTCAGGCTCAAGAGGCATTAAAGAAGATTGAAGAGGAAATGGCGGCGTTTGACAATTGGCAGGATACTCTTTGGAGGGATTTTTCTAGACTCGAAGCCTTTCTTTTGGATGAAGAAAGAGAAATGATGAAAATTCAGCAACAGCTACTTGAGGATCTTGAAAAGACATTAGCTCCGCTTCGGGAAGTACAAAGAAATTATAAGAGATCTATGCCTTTACCTAGAGAAAGAGAGTGGTCTTATCCTAAAAATGGTGCCATTTTAGTTTCTACCCTCTCTGGCAGCCAGTGCTCCAGCCAGAGCCTTGGGCTTGGCTGGTGGTGAAGGCCGCCCTATTCCGGCGTTTTCTGCCGTTCGATGTACTGTTTGAGGACGGTTAATGGGGCGCCCCCGCACGTGATAACGCAGTAGGAACGGCTCCAAAGAACTGCCTTACGATAGAAACGGGCGACCGTTGTGACAAACTCTCTGCGGAGAAGCCTGGAAGAAGTTGTCTTGAGATTGTTCAGGGAGCGGCTGAGTTCAAGATTTGGTGGCAAGGCAACCAGCAAGTGAACGTGGTCAGATTCTCCGTTGCACTCAAGCAGCTGTCCGCCCCATCCCTCCCAGCGCATTTCCGCAATAGCACGCAACCGGTCAAGCATGGGGCGGGTGAGCGCCTTGCGGCGGTATTTTGTGACAAGAACTAAATGGTAGTGCAGCGCGTAAACGCAGTGATGCAGAAGGTGCAAACGCACTTGACCTCTCATTACACTAAATGATAGACCATATTGCTGGCCACTGTCCAGCGTCGCCTCATGATGATCGCATCACCCGCTGGTCTTCCCGTTCTGGGCCCGGTCGAGCGTAAGGTCACCTACCGGCTCTATCCATCCAAGACCGTCTGGGATGAGCTTTTGCGGACTCGCTGGGTCCATTGCTTTCTCTGGAACCTAGCTTTGGAGGAGCGCAGGCGGGCGTGGAAGGAGGAAAAGCGGAGCATCGGTTTCGTCGAGCAGTGCCGATGGCTCACCGAGCTCCGTTCCCGCAGCGCGCTTCTCTCCTCGATCAACGCTCAATCCGCCCAGGTAACGCTCAAGAGGTTGGATCTCGCCTTTCAGGCGTTCTTCCGCCGCGTCCGGCAAGGCGAAAAGCCGGGATTCCCGCGTTTTAAGCAGGCAGGGCGATTCAGCGGCTTCGGCTTCAAGCAGCACGAAGGTGACTGGCGGCTGATCGCCAGAGAGCGAAGCGCTCACCTGAAGCTTCGTCTCTCCGGCATCGGGGAGATCCCGATCCGGGGCAAGGCCCGTACTCCCGGAGAACCCAGGACATGCGAGATCTTTCTTTCCGGCGGCCGATGGCATGCGTCGGTCACGATGCGCTGCCGGCCGGCGCGGGAGCATAGCTGTGGAGCCGAGGCTTTTGACCTGGGCACGGAGCGGTTCCTGACCAGCGCCAGGTTGGAGCCGGAAAAGAGCGAGCCGGACGTTTCCGAGGTCGCCAATCCGCGCAATCTGCGCAAGGCGCTTAAGAAGCTCAGGAAGCTCGGACGGACGATCTCCCGCAAGATGGAGGCGGCGATCCGCAAGCACGGGAAACGGAAGGGATTTCGCATTTCCAAGAGGTTGCGCAAGCAGTACGAGCTGCTCGCCCGGATGCACGCCAAGGTGGCGAACGTCAGGAAGGATTTCCTGCACAAGCAGAGCGCCGCGATGGTGAGACGCAGCGGACTGTTGATCACGGAGGAGCTGGAGCCGAAAAGGATGACGGCTTCGGCCCGGGGCAGCCGGAAAAAGCCTGGGAAACGTGTGCGGCAAAAAGCCGGGCTGAATCGAGAGATGTTGGACGCATCGTTCGGAGCTTTCGGGGCGATGGTCGGATACAAAGCGGAAGAGGCTGGTATCGGATACCTGGAAGCACAGGCGAGGACGTTGAAGCCAAGCCAGAGATGCCACCGATGCGGCGGCGTCGTGGAAAAGACCCTCGGCGACCGGTGGCATGAGTGCGCATGCGGAGCGTCCTGCCATCGGGACGAGAACTCGGCGCTCGGGCTTCTCGACTGGGGCTTGGCGAAGTGGGAGAAGGATCACGGCTTCGCCTTTCCGGGGCCGAAGGTCGTTGTATACGGAAAGGAATGGACGGGAACCGATCCATGCGTGGAGCGGGAAGCTCTGGCCGGATGGAACCTTGCTGCGGGCTGGAAGTCCGCGAGCTGAGCATACTCCGGTGAAACTGCCCGCAGGGAAGCGCGAAACTCCATCCCAGAGCCCTCAGGCTTGGATGGAGTAGTTCATCAACCATTGATCTGCTTGGGTGTTATAGTTCTAGAATATCTTTTTTGTTTAAAATGGAGGTACTTTTTCTTCTTCCATCCATTTATGATACTCAATGAGGGGAAGATCGCTGGGACGAAGATAAAGAGACAAGCTAGAAGAAATAGGAGGGAGTAGCCAAGGCCTTTGGCTTTCAATGACGCGTTTGTCTTCTTCCATGATCTGTAATTGAATTTTTTCGTAGACAGGATCATGTGAAGGATCCTTATCGTAATTGCGAGCAATTTTCCAAAACATAAGGCTTTTGTTATAGGCGATAGGACAGAGGAGTTGGATTAAAGCCCAAATTTCTCCTTTCCCATTATCTTTGCGTAGATGAATCCAGTTGGGCCCAGCAGAAACAGTATAATGAACAGTGCTTAATTCCTCTTCTTTTGCAGTCAAAGATCTGCTAAATCCTGAAGATGGAGCTTTTTTTCTTTGAGAAACGCTAAAGGTAGAGATAATATACCCCTTTTCCTTTATAACCTTGTGATCAGGAGACTCCGTTTGTGCTGGATGACCAATAGTAGTAGGATGAACCCATGCAAAATGGGTGTCATCAAGTTGACCTAAAATAATGCGCTGTGGACTAGCTTTCCAAAGACATTCTTTCCATTTACCGTGATCGAGCTGGTGAAAAAAGCTATCTTCGAACTCAGTAAAATGGGGCAGCTCATATTTAGCCGTGGGCATAAGACAGACCCAGATCATTTCTAGAAATTCTTTTGCTGGATATCTATTGACACAAGCGGCCTTAGGAATCGGAGTGCCACGTCTAGAGGGAATATCTATACAGCGACCTTCCTCATTATACAACCAGCCATGATAGGGACATCTTAAGAATCTCCCCTCTTCTATTCTTCCCAGGGAAAGTGCTGCCCCCAAATGACGACATAAATCATCGAAGGCAACAACTTTTCCATTTAGTCGAGCTAGCACAATACGTCTGCCAAGCAATTCTATTCCCAATGGATTTTCAATTAATAAAGCAGAAGGACAGACAGGATTCCAAAAAGCGGCCATCGATGAATAATAGGCTTCTATGGTATTGGGAGAAGGCAAAAGTGGATCCATGGGCTTCTTAGAAAAATTAATCTAACATTTGTTTCTCTTCCAATCGAAAGAAAACAATGGATAGGAGATAATCAAAAATTTATTGAACGACTCTTTATTCAAAGATTTTCTTCTTTATTCATTAGGAACTTTTTCTTTGCAAGTCGGTTTCAATAGTTTGATTTTCTTTGATAGTCATCTACCCCTCCGCTAAATGCGGGGGCTTGTAGATAACTACAAGCCGGGTTGAACAGGGTAAGTGATGGAGCAGTGGTAATGCAAAGCAGTAACTACATGAGCGATAAACAAGAGAAGACCCACTTTGGGATGCTTTCACAGTCCTGGACTCTGGAAGGAGGGGATCATGTTGGCAAAAGGCAAAGCGCCGAAGGTTCTCTCCTCCTGCGCAAACAGGTAGCCAGTTGTACATATTCCCGAGGGGAGCGAGTCGGAAACGCCAACCCGACTCCGTCACCGGCGAAAGCTGGCTGGGGCGTAATCCCTAGGATGGGAAGCGGTTCACGCCACCTCTCTATACCCTTATGGATATTCGTGGACCAAGATAGCATTGGAGAAAGGAGATGCGGGAACAGGGGCGGCTCATGCCGCCGCGCTATCCCTCCCTGGCGTGAACGCCGGGGTTTCCCGCGAAATTGGATGAAGATTTTTCTTGGAATAACCAAATATGTGCTAATCCTTCTACCTTTTGTTTCTTTCTACGCGGCAAAAGCTTCCACCGAATACTTTCCTATTGATCCTCCAGAAATGAAAAAAGGCTCAGGAGGAAGAGTAATAAGGATAAAGAACGTAGATGTGTGGTTGAGTGGTAATCCTGCTATGCGGTATTGGATCAAGGGTGTGCTGCAGGACGAAAGAACGACGGATGATTGGACAAAAGTGAAAAAGGAAAAATGGGAGGCTATAAAAAAAGCCGTAGATAAAGCTAGAGACAAACATGCTGATGGGGTCATTCGAGTTTATTCGAAGGTTTTGACTGAGAAAAGACGAGAAACCTATTATGATTCTATGGGAGGCGGGTTTGGTTATGGGATGTTTGGCTATCCATTCGGCTTTGGGGATCCATTTTGGGGACCCATGATGTACCCAGGCTTTGGAATGGGTTATGGAGGACCTGTAGAAAGTTCCTCACAGATAATCACTATTTATCATATTCGATCCAAATTTGATATTATCCATTATAATACTTATTGATCTCCTTTCATCGAGTCGCCGAAAAGCTTTTGAAGCAAACGAATAGGCTCTGTTATTTTCCAACTCAATGAATTTTTGATTCTTTCGATTTCTTTTTCTTTTTCCACTAGCTTTTGTGTCAATTTTTCTTCAATGAGTTCTTCATTGGGTTCATTGGACCAAAAATTTTCTTTTTGATCTGGAAAGGAGACCACCCCACCTAAAGCCTTCACTTCGGGAATAACTGTAGCTTCAATTCCAGCAACAACGGGTTCTCCAAGCTTGTTTTCATGCTCATTAGCTTTGGTTATAACGCAAAGAGAATTGACAAATTCGATCTTGTGAATCTGACCGAGTATCTCATTTTCAAGTCGAATGCCATAGAGCTTTTCAAAGCCTTTCAGCAATACATTTCTGGCTATTTTGACATTCCAATGTTGATAATTGATAATATCGATAAGCTTTTTAAAAAAGCCAATAGAAGCGTAAGGATAAAATAGACCTCCTTCAAATTCTTGCCAATAGCTACAATGCAAGTCTTCAATTAAATAAAATCCATTGGCTGCAAGTTGTGGAAAATACAGTGCAAAATTCTTAATAATATCAGAAGTTTTATGAGATCCATCATCAATGATGAGATGATAAGGGGAAGCTTCCTCGAGAATTCTATTTTTTGTCATTTCTTCGGTAGAATCACCAATGACAACCCGGATTCGAGGATCGGAGAAGCGTAAGTTCTTGCAATCAGGGTTGATATCGCAGCCTACAATTCTGATCGCATTTTCAAAATATTTAGCCCAAATTTCAAGAGAACCCCCATTTTGTATTCCAATTTCCAATATGTTAATTGGCAAGCGCTTATAGTTAAAAAAAATGGTATCATAAAATTTAAGATAAGAACTCCATTTATGAGCTACTTTCTCCTTATGTTCTAAATAGAGCTGGAGAAGAGTCTTTTGCATGCCTTATGAAAAGCGGGTTTTAATAGTCTTTGGCTTAACAATTTTATGAAGTTCTTAAAAGTATAAAAATATATTAAAAGATTAACGTGAAGAAAAAAGAAGATTTGTTTTATTTTGAGTGAACAACAACAACCTTAGTGCCCTCGATTTTTGCTTCATCTGGTGGATTTAAAACGATTCGATCTTCGGGATCGATGCCTTTTAAAATTTCAGCTTTATAGCCGTCGTTATTCCCAACTTCGACTTTTTTCAAATGACAAATATTATTTTTGTCAATGACTGTCACATAGTGTTGGCCTTCCTTAATAAATAGAGTATTAACAGGGATGGTCCAAGGAGCAACGCTTGGGACTTTGATAGAAACAATTACATAGAGTCCAGGAAGTAATTTCATCTCTGGGTTTTCCACATCGACTTCTGTCAGAAGGGTGCGCGAAGCCGTTTCTAAGCCAAAAGATGTTCTAACGACTTTTCCTGGATAGATTGTCCCTGCTTGTTCTGGAACAATAACTTCTGCAGTCATCCCTTCCTTTATAGAAAAAGAATAGGTTTGGGGAACAGCAATATAAATTCTTAGGACATCGATTTGAGCAATTCGATATAGCTGTTTATGGGCCCCTTGAACTGCCTCGTTTTGTCCGGCGACAAGCGTCCCTATATCGATATTCCTTGCAGTGATGACTCCATCAAAAGGAGCAGTAACCTTCTCAAAACTTTGCCATTGCAAAAGCTTGTCCAGCTCAGCAAGGGCCGCTTCATATCCGGTTCTCTGTACGTCATATTCCTGAGCCGATACAGCTCTGCTTTTTACAAGGTTTTTCCATCTTTCATAACTAATTCTGGCGATTTCTGCTTTAGCTCGAGCATGTTCCACCTCCTTATCTACTTCAGGAGCATCGATTTCACAAAGAAGCTGTCCAGTTTTGACTCTATCTCCGATATCTACATACCATTTTTTAATGTAACCGTTGACTCTTGCCCAAATCGGAGTTTCATAAAAGCCTTGAGTCGTACCGGGTAATGTCAATGATATAAAAGGATTAGTTTTTTCAGGCTGAACCACATGTACATAGATGAGTTGAGATTCATGTAGAGCCGATTGGAGTTCAATCCAGTTTAAGATTCTTTGAACGAAAGAAAGAAGTAGGAGTAAAAGAAGGACCCCTCCTAAAATAAAACGGAGATTTTTCTTTTTCGAGGCTCTTAAAACCCTTGGTCCCTTTTCTTTTAAAAAGAAGGCTACGGAAGAAAAAAAAGAACTTTTCTTGTTTTGGGCTGGAAGCGCTTCCTTATCGTCATTTCTAAGGTTTTTTTTTACCTTAATAATACCCATTGCTTCTCACTCCTTATTTTTTCCCCTGCCGGATAGTTGTAAACATGGAAGGAACAAAGAAGAGAGTTCCCACTGTACCTATCAGCAGTCCACCAATCACGGCCCTGCCTAAAGGCATGTATTGCTCTCCACCTTCAGTCAATCCCAGGGACATAGGCAGCATGCCAATAATCATTGCTGTAGCTGTCATCAATATGGGTCTAAACCGAATGGTTCCGGCTTCAATCGATGCTTCAAGAGGACTTAATCCTTCCTTGACCCTTTGGTTTGCGAAAGTGATTAAAAGAATGCTGTTGGAACTTGTAACTCCTATTGCCATTAAAATACCCATAAGAGATGGAACATTAAATGTTGTTCGAGTAATGAAAAGCATCCATAAAACCCCACAGGCAGCAATGGGTAATCCTGTTAGGATTATGAAGGGTTCTCGCCATGATTGAAAATTGATCACCATCAAAAGATAAACTAGGATGATAGCAAAAACTATCCCAAATCCCAATTGCTGAAAGGCACTATTCATGCTAGTGACTTGTCCACTAATATTAATCCGATAGAGTGGAGGCAGTTTTTTTCTTAATGGTTCAAGTTTTTTTTCAATGGAGCCAGCTACAGAGCCTAAATCCCTGTCTTGGACATTGCATAGGATGTCAAAGACTGGTTTCATTGTGGAGTGGCTTATCATTGCAGGTTCTTGTGAGTGGGTTAGGCTAACAACGTTCGCCAAGAGTTCAGGATTCAAAACATTGCCAAGAAGTGTTTGGGTTGATTCGACTGAAGGCGTGGTACCAACCAAAAACGGCGTTGTAATGGAGGTAAGTGGGATGTTTAACAAGTCATTGATGGAGTTAAACTTTAATTGTGGACTAAAAGCTAAGAGAGGGTAATTTATGGTTGTTTTGGGATCCGGCCAGTAAGTGGGCTTGACCATATAACTACTCGATAATTGGTTGAGAATGTTGTTAGCGATGTG
Coding sequences within:
- a CDS encoding RNA polymerase sigma factor — protein: MIKKKFKEYVEAHYVDVYRFAISLCRQVDKACDLTQQTFVLLYTNKNKIKDDSRIRNWLFTTLYRLFLRSKKREERYQYMEMEEMENFLVVEHKGEIAVDSQFVKECLMKIDEPYRIALWLYYMDELSYLDIAAILNVPIGTVMSRIFRGKKLLRDLILEKRKRKVQNPKKVSA
- a CDS encoding nucleotide-binding protein, translated to MGSKGGTGKTTAMLLIADWLMRKGKRVHVIEADLENSGKAGGISHWFNDCLKLDIRSPRECDMVMEAAAENEYTIIDLPANSGAEIKQWWKEVITPEVLVELKVDVIAVGSITPYPGSTGGIFDWSAVLKDSCKYLIAKNMMHSKIQNFSDYYDSKSGQLFRKSFLPYEIKISTLLQEAMQQLIKTALRPSAAIEDKSIPLLLRQRIKNWYQSVFDQLEGLNIFQHFS
- the tnpA gene encoding IS200/IS605 family transposase; protein product: MRGQVRLHLLHHCVYALHYHLVLVTKYRRKALTRPMLDRLRAIAEMRWEGWGGQLLECNGESDHVHLLVALPPNLELSRSLNNLKTTSSRLLRREFVTTVARFYRKAVLWSRSYCVITCGGAPLTVLKQYIERQKTPE
- a CDS encoding RNA-guided endonuclease InsQ/TnpB family protein, yielding MMIASPAGLPVLGPVERKVTYRLYPSKTVWDELLRTRWVHCFLWNLALEERRRAWKEEKRSIGFVEQCRWLTELRSRSALLSSINAQSAQVTLKRLDLAFQAFFRRVRQGEKPGFPRFKQAGRFSGFGFKQHEGDWRLIARERSAHLKLRLSGIGEIPIRGKARTPGEPRTCEIFLSGGRWHASVTMRCRPAREHSCGAEAFDLGTERFLTSARLEPEKSEPDVSEVANPRNLRKALKKLRKLGRTISRKMEAAIRKHGKRKGFRISKRLRKQYELLARMHAKVANVRKDFLHKQSAAMVRRSGLLITEELEPKRMTASARGSRKKPGKRVRQKAGLNREMLDASFGAFGAMVGYKAEEAGIGYLEAQARTLKPSQRCHRCGGVVEKTLGDRWHECACGASCHRDENSALGLLDWGLAKWEKDHGFAFPGPKVVVYGKEWTGTDPCVEREALAGWNLAAGWKSAS
- a CDS encoding aromatic ring-hydroxylating oxygenase subunit alpha produces the protein MDPLLPSPNTIEAYYSSMAAFWNPVCPSALLIENPLGIELLGRRIVLARLNGKVVAFDDLCRHLGAALSLGRIEEGRFLRCPYHGWLYNEEGRCIDIPSRRGTPIPKAACVNRYPAKEFLEMIWVCLMPTAKYELPHFTEFEDSFFHQLDHGKWKECLWKASPQRIILGQLDDTHFAWVHPTTIGHPAQTESPDHKVIKEKGYIISTFSVSQRKKAPSSGFSRSLTAKEEELSTVHYTVSAGPNWIHLRKDNGKGEIWALIQLLCPIAYNKSLMFWKIARNYDKDPSHDPVYEKIQLQIMEEDKRVIESQRPWLLPPISSSLSLYLRPSDLPLIEYHKWMEEEKVPPF
- a CDS encoding class I SAM-dependent methyltransferase is translated as MQKTLLQLYLEHKEKVAHKWSSYLKFYDTIFFNYKRLPINILEIGIQNGGSLEIWAKYFENAIRIVGCDINPDCKNLRFSDPRIRVVIGDSTEEMTKNRILEEASPYHLIIDDGSHKTSDIIKNFALYFPQLAANGFYLIEDLHCSYWQEFEGGLFYPYASIGFFKKLIDIINYQHWNVKIARNVLLKGFEKLYGIRLENEILGQIHKIEFVNSLCVITKANEHENKLGEPVVAGIEATVIPEVKALGGVVSFPDQKENFWSNEPNEELIEEKLTQKLVEKEKEIERIKNSLSWKITEPIRLLQKLFGDSMKGDQ
- a CDS encoding efflux RND transporter periplasmic adaptor subunit; translation: MGIIKVKKNLRNDDKEALPAQNKKSSFFSSVAFFLKEKGPRVLRASKKKNLRFILGGVLLLLLLLSFVQRILNWIELQSALHESQLIYVHVVQPEKTNPFISLTLPGTTQGFYETPIWARVNGYIKKWYVDIGDRVKTGQLLCEIDAPEVDKEVEHARAKAEIARISYERWKNLVKSRAVSAQEYDVQRTGYEAALAELDKLLQWQSFEKVTAPFDGVITARNIDIGTLVAGQNEAVQGAHKQLYRIAQIDVLRIYIAVPQTYSFSIKEGMTAEVIVPEQAGTIYPGKVVRTSFGLETASRTLLTEVDVENPEMKLLPGLYVIVSIKVPSVAPWTIPVNTLFIKEGQHYVTVIDKNNICHLKKVEVGNNDGYKAEILKGIDPEDRIVLNPPDEAKIEGTKVVVVHSK